A window of the Candidatus Obscuribacterales bacterium genome harbors these coding sequences:
- a CDS encoding biopolymer transporter ExbD, producing the protein MRFRQQRPSGIPEINLIPMLNVMMGILAFFALITMSLTAQQAVEVPLPSNLAAGRPPTEPLLVEMDAQGQFMANRDRIRSQGELERLTMRYLDESPDGQVVFHAHDQLPYSDVLTTLEALKVIGGDRVSLAID; encoded by the coding sequence ATGCGGTTTAGACAACAGCGCCCCTCCGGCATTCCAGAGATTAACCTAATTCCCATGCTGAACGTCATGATGGGAATTCTGGCGTTTTTTGCATTGATTACCATGTCCCTCACGGCGCAGCAAGCAGTCGAGGTTCCGTTGCCCAGTAACCTAGCGGCTGGCCGCCCACCCACCGAACCGCTCCTTGTTGAAATGGATGCCCAAGGGCAGTTTATGGCTAACCGCGATCGCATTCGCTCCCAAGGAGAGTTAGAACGGCTGACGATGCGATACCTGGATGAATCACCAGACGGACAGGTCGTTTTCCATGCCCATGATCAACTGCCCTACAGCGATGTCCTCACCACGTTGGAGGCCCTGAAAGTGATCGGCGGCGATCGCGTCTCCCTTGCTATCGATTAG